The following proteins are co-located in the Delphinus delphis chromosome 5, mDelDel1.2, whole genome shotgun sequence genome:
- the SH3TC1 gene encoding SH3 domain and tetratricopeptide repeat-containing protein 1 isoform X3, with the protein MTTLCRFEGPFFVLCPDHHVKVMNGLQPLGQASGFPRAEAALPVDSLAPSHNTSSEERTAAEPLIPFHQWALRVPWDPINDSMGGPVTPDVQRMAVGLASAVADCQGSGPEEMTFRSGDHIEILGAQVPGLPWCLGRHAASGQVAFVQTSLISAKGQASDLENVIFLNEEERSFFSSEGRFSEEDARQLLRRTSSTDVCTVYSLDTEEAEMQQQEEHEMPPPCLHPEPRETLQMVKNVLERCKSCRGCPKEPTSPGVHGASSGVSSPDAKSCRGCPKEPTSPGVHGASSGASSPDAKSCRGCPKEPTSPGIHGASSGASSPDAKSCRGCPKEPTSPGVHGASGGASSPDTKDLSFRLDAGDARADPEALGSLLQFLDKPGFEAGFQGLYDLSPPGLSGVFGGFTDDEELARLLAEARGVAKKAGLPMALARLCFLLGRLCVRRLKLSQARVYFEEALGALGGRFGDLVLVAAVYTSLAAVHLRQKNREKCAQVVPKALALLLGTPGHVGGSEAESGLLQLGLRRAIGARSPQAEARACFLLAEHHARGKRPEEALPFLERLLQLHGASGAPGASWPVDCYLLLADVYSRKCLPHLALSCVKVASRRARGSLDSALRSAALVLRGSPQLPRLPAQLAPYLLQALASPASGAGRVLRGPIYASLARLHSQHGRQGRAIAFMTRAAETDAQIGGRTVVDRLVALAWLHVLHRQIPAALDILESVLEAAVAALDQEGVIANMAAIALKRMGRTQQAAEGYYRALRVARRLGRQRNKAVVLANFGTLCLQTGAGRLAQHYFLEAVKLFSRLPSGECGPDFTQVLLRLGHLCTRRALTRQGKCYYEWAFLVAVETGHLESQLHAVQRLCHFYSTVMPSEAQCVVYHEFQLSLARRVADKVLEGQLLEAISQLYLALGTERAYKSALDYTKRSLGIFIDLQKKDKEAHAWLQAGKIYYILQQNELVDVYIQVAQNAALYTGDPKLGLQLFEAAGDIFFNGTWEREKAVSFYRDRALPLAVNTGSQEAELRLCNKLAALLAETEAPQEGLEFAHTALALSVTLGDRLNERVAYHRLAALHQQLGHGELAEHFYLKALSLCTSPLEFDEETLYYVKVYLVLGDIIFYDLKDPLDAAGYYQLALAAAVDLGNKKAQMKIYTRLAAIYHNFLLDREKSLFFYQKARTFATELNIRRGHLAPGRCCGRAAWLVPGPPS; encoded by the exons ATGACCACCCTCTGCCGCTTTGAAGGGCCTTTCTTTGTGCTGTGTCCTGACCACCATGTGAAAGTGATGAACGGCCTCCAGCCCCTCGGGCAGGCTTCGGGGTTTCCCCGGGCAGAGGCGGCCCTGCCAGTGGACTCTTTGGCCCCCAGCCACAACACATCCTCAGAGGAGCGGACAGCCGCGGAGCCCTTGATTCCGTTCCATCA GTGGGCTCTTAGGGTCCCCTGGGACCCCATCAACGACTCCATGGGCGGACCTGTGACGCCAGACGTCCAGCGGATGG CTGTGGGCCTGGCCTCGGCCGTGGCGGACTGCCAGGGCTCAGGGCCCGAAGAGATGACCTTCCGAAGCGGTGACCACATCGAGATCCTGGGCGCCCAGGTGCCCGGCCTGCCCTGGTGCCTGGGCCGGCACGCGGCCTCCGGCCAGGTCGCCTTTGTGCAGACGAGCCTCATCAGCGCGAAGGGCCAAGCGTCTGA cttggaaaatgtgatttttctcaATGAAGAGGAAAGGTCTTTCTTCAGCAGCGAAGGACGCTTTTCTGAGGAGGATGCCAGGCAGCTACTCAGGAGGACGTCCAGCACGGACGTCTGCACTGTGTACAGCTTGG ACACAGAAGAAGCTGAGATGCAGCAACAGGAAGAACATG AGATGCCCCCGCCTTGCCTGCACCCAGAGCCACGTGAGACCCTGCAGATGGTGAAGAATGTCCTAGAACGATGCAAGTCCTGCCGGGGCTGCCCCAAGGAGCCAACGTCCCCGGGCGTCCACGGGGCGTCCAGTGGTGTGAGCTCGCCAGACGCCAAGTCCTGCCGGGGCTGCCCCAAGGAGCCAACGTCCCCGGGCGTCCACGGGGCGTCCAGTGGTGCGAGCTCACCAGACGCCAAGTCCTGCCGGGGCTGCCCCAAGGAGCCAACGTCCCCGGGCATCCACGGGGCGTCCAGTGGTGCGAGCTCGCCAGACGCCAAGTCCTGCCGGGGCTGCCCCAAGGAGCCAACGTCCCCGGGCGTCCACGGGGCATCCGGTGGTGCGAGCTCGCCGGACACCAAGGACCTCTCCTTCCGCCTGGACGCCGGGGATGCCCGGGCTGACCCGGAGGCCCTGGGCTCCCTGCTGCAGTTCCTGGATAAGCCCGGCTTCGAGGCCGGCTTCCAGGGCCTGTACGACCTCTCCCCGCCCGGGCTGAGCGGCGTGTTTGGCGGCTTCACCGACGATGAGGAGCTGGCCCGGCTTCTGGCTGAGGCCCGGGGGGTGGCCAAGAAGGCCGGGCTGCCCATGGCCCTGGCCAGGCTCTGCTTCCTGCTGGGGCGGCTGTGCGTCCGGCGGCTGAAGCTGTCCCAGGCCCGCGTGTACTTCGAGGAAGCCCTGGGGGCGCTGGGGGGCCGCTTCGGGGACCTCGTCCTGGTGGCGGCCGTGTACACCAGCCTGGCCGCCGTCCACCTGCGGCAGAAGAACAGGGAGAAGTGCGCGCAGGTGGTGCCCAAGGCCTTGGCCCTGCTCCTGGGGACGCCCGGCCACGTCGGCGGCTCCGAGGCCGAGTCGGGGCTCCTGCAGCTGGGCCTGCGGAGGGCTATCGGCGCCCGCAGCCCGCAGGCCGAGGCCCGGGCCTGCTTCCTGCTGGCCGAGCACCACGCCCGCGGCAAGCGGCCCGAGGAGGCCCTGCCCTTCCTGGAGAGGCTGCTGCAGCTGCACGGGGCCTCGGGGGCTCCGGGCGCCTCGTGGCCCGTCGACTGCTACCTGCTGCTGGCGGACGTCTACAGCCGCAAGTGCCTCCCGCACCTGGCGCTGAGCTGCGTCAAGGTGGCCTCGCGGCGGGCGCGGGGCTCGCTGGACAGCGCGCTCCGGAGCGCGGCCCTGGTCCTGCGGGGCAGCCCCCAGctcccccgcctccccgcccAGCTCGCCCCCTACCTCCTGCAGGCCCTGGCCTCCCCGGCCTCGGGCGCGGGGCGGGTGCTGCGCGGCCCCATCTACGCCAGCCTGGCCCGGCTGCACAGCCAGCACGGGCGACAGGGCAGGGCCATCGCCTTCATGACGCGGGCCGCGGAGACGGACGCCCAGATTGGCGGCCGCACGGTCGTGGACCGCCTGGTGGCCCTCGCCTGGTTGCACGTGCTTCACAGGCAGATCCCGGCAGCCCTGGACATCTTGGAGTCCGTCCTGGAGGCGGCGGTGGCCGCCCTGGACCAGGAGGGCGTGATCGCCAACATGGCGGCTATCGCCCTGAAGAGGATGGGCAGGACCCAGCAGGCGGCCGAGGGCTACTACCGCGCCCTGCGGGTTGCCAGGCGCCTGGGTCGCCAGCGGAACAAGGCGGTGGTCCTGGCCAACTTCGGGACCCTGTGTCTGCAGACCGGCGCCGGCAGGCTGGCCCAGCACTACTTCCTGGAGGCCGTGAAGCTCTTCTCGCGGCTGCCCAGCGGAGAGTGCGGCCCAGACTTCACCCAGGTGCTCCTGCGGCTGGGTCACCTGTGCACCCGCAGGGCCCTCACCCGGCAGGGCAAGTGCTACTACGAGTGGGCCTTTCTGGTTGCCGTGGAGACGGGCCATTTGGAGA GCCAGCTGCACGCCGTCCAGCGGCTGTGTCACTTCTACAGCACAGTCATGCCCAGTGAGGCCCAGTGTGTCGTCTACCACGAGTTCCAGCTTTCGCTGGCCCGCAGGGTGGCCGACAAGGTGCTGGAGGGGCAGCTCCTGGAGGCCATCAGCCAGCTCTACCTGGCCCTGGGCACCGAGAG GGCCTACAAATCCGCGCTGGACTACACCAAGCGCAGTCTGGGGATATTCATCGACCTGCAGAAGAAGGACAAGGAGGCGCACGCCTGGCTGCAGGCGGGGAAGATCTACTACATCCTCCAGCAGAACGAGCTGGTGGATGTCTACATCCAG GTGGCACAGAACGCGGCCCTGTACACAGGGGACCCCAAGCTGGGGCTGCAGCTCTTTGAGGCGGCCGGAGACATCTTCTTCAACGGGACCTGGGAGCGGGAGAAAGCCGTGTCCTTCTACCGG GACCGGGCGCTGCCCCTGGCCGTGAACACGGGGAGCCAGGAGGCCGAGCTGCGTCTCTGCAACAAGCTGGCAGCGCTGCTGGCCGAGACGGAGGCGCCGCAGGAGGGCCTGGAGTTCGCCCACACGGCCCTGGCCCTCAGCGTCACCCTCG GGGACCGGCTGAACGAGCGGGTGGCCTACCATCGGCTGGCCGCCTTGCACCAGCAGCTGGGCCACGGGGAGCTGGCCGAGCACTTCTACCTCAAGGCACTCTCGCTCTGCACCTCGCCACTGGAATTTGACGAGGAGACCCTGTACTACGTGAAGGTGTATCTGGTGCTCGGAGACATCATCTTCTACGACCTCAAG GACCCGCTCGACGCGGCCGGGTACTACCAGCTGGCACTGGCAGCGGCCGTGGACCTGGGCAACAAGAAGGCGCAGATGAAGATCTACACGCGCCTGGCTGCCATCTACCACAACTTCCTCCTGGACCGGGAGAAGTCCCTGTTCTTCTACCAGAAGGCTCGGACCTTTGCCACCGAGCTTAACATCCGCCGGGGACACCTGGCCCCTGGGCGGTGCTGCGGGCGGGCGGCCTGGCTGGTCCCCGGGCCCCCGTCCTGA
- the SH3TC1 gene encoding SH3 domain and tetratricopeptide repeat-containing protein 1 isoform X4 yields the protein MGGPVTPDVQRMAVGLASAVADCQGSGPEEMTFRSGDHIEILGAQVPGLPWCLGRHAASGQVAFVQTSLISAKGQASDLENVIFLNEEERSFFSSEGRFSEEDARQLLRRTSSTDVCTVYSLDTEEAEMQQQEEHEMPPPCLHPEPRETLQMVKNVLERCKSCRGCPKEPTSPGVHGASSGVSSPDAKSCRGCPKEPTSPGVHGASSGASSPDAKSCRGCPKEPTSPGIHGASSGASSPDAKSCRGCPKEPTSPGVHGASGGASSPDTKDLSFRLDAGDARADPEALGSLLQFLDKPGFEAGFQGLYDLSPPGLSGVFGGFTDDEELARLLAEARGVAKKAGLPMALARLCFLLGRLCVRRLKLSQARVYFEEALGALGGRFGDLVLVAAVYTSLAAVHLRQKNREKCAQVVPKALALLLGTPGHVGGSEAESGLLQLGLRRAIGARSPQAEARACFLLAEHHARGKRPEEALPFLERLLQLHGASGAPGASWPVDCYLLLADVYSRKCLPHLALSCVKVASRRARGSLDSALRSAALVLRGSPQLPRLPAQLAPYLLQALASPASGAGRVLRGPIYASLARLHSQHGRQGRAIAFMTRAAETDAQIGGRTVVDRLVALAWLHVLHRQIPAALDILESVLEAAVAALDQEGVIANMAAIALKRMGRTQQAAEGYYRALRVARRLGRQRNKAVVLANFGTLCLQTGAGRLAQHYFLEAVKLFSRLPSGECGPDFTQVLLRLGHLCTRRALTRQGKCYYEWAFLVAVETGHLESQLHAVQRLCHFYSTVMPSEAQCVVYHEFQLSLARRVADKVLEGQLLEAISQLYLALGTERAYKSALDYTKRSLGIFIDLQKKDKEAHAWLQAGKIYYILQQNELVDVYIQVAQNAALYTGDPKLGLQLFEAAGDIFFNGTWEREKAVSFYRDRALPLAVNTGSQEAELRLCNKLAALLAETEAPQEGLEFAHTALALSVTLGDRLNERVAYHRLAALHQQLGHGELAEHFYLKALSLCTSPLEFDEETLYYVKVYLVLGDIIFYDLKDPLDAAGYYQLALAAAVDLGNKKAQMKIYTRLAAIYHNFLLDREKSLFFYQKARTFATELNIRRGHLAPGRCCGRAAWLVPGPPS from the exons ATGGGCGGACCTGTGACGCCAGACGTCCAGCGGATGG CTGTGGGCCTGGCCTCGGCCGTGGCGGACTGCCAGGGCTCAGGGCCCGAAGAGATGACCTTCCGAAGCGGTGACCACATCGAGATCCTGGGCGCCCAGGTGCCCGGCCTGCCCTGGTGCCTGGGCCGGCACGCGGCCTCCGGCCAGGTCGCCTTTGTGCAGACGAGCCTCATCAGCGCGAAGGGCCAAGCGTCTGA cttggaaaatgtgatttttctcaATGAAGAGGAAAGGTCTTTCTTCAGCAGCGAAGGACGCTTTTCTGAGGAGGATGCCAGGCAGCTACTCAGGAGGACGTCCAGCACGGACGTCTGCACTGTGTACAGCTTGG ACACAGAAGAAGCTGAGATGCAGCAACAGGAAGAACATG AGATGCCCCCGCCTTGCCTGCACCCAGAGCCACGTGAGACCCTGCAGATGGTGAAGAATGTCCTAGAACGATGCAAGTCCTGCCGGGGCTGCCCCAAGGAGCCAACGTCCCCGGGCGTCCACGGGGCGTCCAGTGGTGTGAGCTCGCCAGACGCCAAGTCCTGCCGGGGCTGCCCCAAGGAGCCAACGTCCCCGGGCGTCCACGGGGCGTCCAGTGGTGCGAGCTCACCAGACGCCAAGTCCTGCCGGGGCTGCCCCAAGGAGCCAACGTCCCCGGGCATCCACGGGGCGTCCAGTGGTGCGAGCTCGCCAGACGCCAAGTCCTGCCGGGGCTGCCCCAAGGAGCCAACGTCCCCGGGCGTCCACGGGGCATCCGGTGGTGCGAGCTCGCCGGACACCAAGGACCTCTCCTTCCGCCTGGACGCCGGGGATGCCCGGGCTGACCCGGAGGCCCTGGGCTCCCTGCTGCAGTTCCTGGATAAGCCCGGCTTCGAGGCCGGCTTCCAGGGCCTGTACGACCTCTCCCCGCCCGGGCTGAGCGGCGTGTTTGGCGGCTTCACCGACGATGAGGAGCTGGCCCGGCTTCTGGCTGAGGCCCGGGGGGTGGCCAAGAAGGCCGGGCTGCCCATGGCCCTGGCCAGGCTCTGCTTCCTGCTGGGGCGGCTGTGCGTCCGGCGGCTGAAGCTGTCCCAGGCCCGCGTGTACTTCGAGGAAGCCCTGGGGGCGCTGGGGGGCCGCTTCGGGGACCTCGTCCTGGTGGCGGCCGTGTACACCAGCCTGGCCGCCGTCCACCTGCGGCAGAAGAACAGGGAGAAGTGCGCGCAGGTGGTGCCCAAGGCCTTGGCCCTGCTCCTGGGGACGCCCGGCCACGTCGGCGGCTCCGAGGCCGAGTCGGGGCTCCTGCAGCTGGGCCTGCGGAGGGCTATCGGCGCCCGCAGCCCGCAGGCCGAGGCCCGGGCCTGCTTCCTGCTGGCCGAGCACCACGCCCGCGGCAAGCGGCCCGAGGAGGCCCTGCCCTTCCTGGAGAGGCTGCTGCAGCTGCACGGGGCCTCGGGGGCTCCGGGCGCCTCGTGGCCCGTCGACTGCTACCTGCTGCTGGCGGACGTCTACAGCCGCAAGTGCCTCCCGCACCTGGCGCTGAGCTGCGTCAAGGTGGCCTCGCGGCGGGCGCGGGGCTCGCTGGACAGCGCGCTCCGGAGCGCGGCCCTGGTCCTGCGGGGCAGCCCCCAGctcccccgcctccccgcccAGCTCGCCCCCTACCTCCTGCAGGCCCTGGCCTCCCCGGCCTCGGGCGCGGGGCGGGTGCTGCGCGGCCCCATCTACGCCAGCCTGGCCCGGCTGCACAGCCAGCACGGGCGACAGGGCAGGGCCATCGCCTTCATGACGCGGGCCGCGGAGACGGACGCCCAGATTGGCGGCCGCACGGTCGTGGACCGCCTGGTGGCCCTCGCCTGGTTGCACGTGCTTCACAGGCAGATCCCGGCAGCCCTGGACATCTTGGAGTCCGTCCTGGAGGCGGCGGTGGCCGCCCTGGACCAGGAGGGCGTGATCGCCAACATGGCGGCTATCGCCCTGAAGAGGATGGGCAGGACCCAGCAGGCGGCCGAGGGCTACTACCGCGCCCTGCGGGTTGCCAGGCGCCTGGGTCGCCAGCGGAACAAGGCGGTGGTCCTGGCCAACTTCGGGACCCTGTGTCTGCAGACCGGCGCCGGCAGGCTGGCCCAGCACTACTTCCTGGAGGCCGTGAAGCTCTTCTCGCGGCTGCCCAGCGGAGAGTGCGGCCCAGACTTCACCCAGGTGCTCCTGCGGCTGGGTCACCTGTGCACCCGCAGGGCCCTCACCCGGCAGGGCAAGTGCTACTACGAGTGGGCCTTTCTGGTTGCCGTGGAGACGGGCCATTTGGAGA GCCAGCTGCACGCCGTCCAGCGGCTGTGTCACTTCTACAGCACAGTCATGCCCAGTGAGGCCCAGTGTGTCGTCTACCACGAGTTCCAGCTTTCGCTGGCCCGCAGGGTGGCCGACAAGGTGCTGGAGGGGCAGCTCCTGGAGGCCATCAGCCAGCTCTACCTGGCCCTGGGCACCGAGAG GGCCTACAAATCCGCGCTGGACTACACCAAGCGCAGTCTGGGGATATTCATCGACCTGCAGAAGAAGGACAAGGAGGCGCACGCCTGGCTGCAGGCGGGGAAGATCTACTACATCCTCCAGCAGAACGAGCTGGTGGATGTCTACATCCAG GTGGCACAGAACGCGGCCCTGTACACAGGGGACCCCAAGCTGGGGCTGCAGCTCTTTGAGGCGGCCGGAGACATCTTCTTCAACGGGACCTGGGAGCGGGAGAAAGCCGTGTCCTTCTACCGG GACCGGGCGCTGCCCCTGGCCGTGAACACGGGGAGCCAGGAGGCCGAGCTGCGTCTCTGCAACAAGCTGGCAGCGCTGCTGGCCGAGACGGAGGCGCCGCAGGAGGGCCTGGAGTTCGCCCACACGGCCCTGGCCCTCAGCGTCACCCTCG GGGACCGGCTGAACGAGCGGGTGGCCTACCATCGGCTGGCCGCCTTGCACCAGCAGCTGGGCCACGGGGAGCTGGCCGAGCACTTCTACCTCAAGGCACTCTCGCTCTGCACCTCGCCACTGGAATTTGACGAGGAGACCCTGTACTACGTGAAGGTGTATCTGGTGCTCGGAGACATCATCTTCTACGACCTCAAG GACCCGCTCGACGCGGCCGGGTACTACCAGCTGGCACTGGCAGCGGCCGTGGACCTGGGCAACAAGAAGGCGCAGATGAAGATCTACACGCGCCTGGCTGCCATCTACCACAACTTCCTCCTGGACCGGGAGAAGTCCCTGTTCTTCTACCAGAAGGCTCGGACCTTTGCCACCGAGCTTAACATCCGCCGGGGACACCTGGCCCCTGGGCGGTGCTGCGGGCGGGCGGCCTGGCTGGTCCCCGGGCCCCCGTCCTGA